Proteins found in one Amphiura filiformis chromosome 14, Afil_fr2py, whole genome shotgun sequence genomic segment:
- the LOC140169258 gene encoding uncharacterized protein, which yields MRKEVVATIPVEVLHDYIVATEEACAGLNVSDANITKSNLSKDEKRALQDLKKDENIMILPADKGKSTVVLDKDTYEEKVNNMLNDEKTYQELKSDPTSKYKDKLLGMLKKWKKKEKITVSEYWKVYPTAENTPRMYCTPKIHKPGTPLRPIVDYCGSIMYETSKELARILGPLVGQTQHHVINSKDLSEGLAEILIEEGEEFMSHDVVSLFTNTPVSDSLKSIRNRLEDDSTLKERTKLTIDNIMEVLEFALTTTYFSFRGQIYQRFGTAKGSPVSPIVANLYMEWLEQEALATAPLDIKPRLWKRYVDDVLEIVNKGSAEPLTEHLNQIDNTGNIKFTYETEENQQIPFLDTLIVKKPDGSIKLLVYRKKTHTDQYLHF from the coding sequence atgcggaaggaagtagttgccacaatccctgttgaggtATTGCATGACTATATTGTTGCCACCGAGGAAGCTTGCGCTGGTTTGAACGTGAGCGATGCGAATATCACCAAATCCAATTTGTCTAAAGATGAAAAACGGGCCTTGCAAGATCTTAAGAAAGATGAAAATATCATGATCTTACCAGCGGACAAAGGCAAATCCACAGTGGTTTTAGATAAAGATACTTATGAAGAAAAAGTTAACAACATGCTAAATGATGAAAAAACGTATCAAGAACTGAAATCTGATCCAACATCCAAATATAAGGACAAGCTCCTTGGTATGTtaaagaaatggaaaaaaaaggaaaagatcaCGGTTAGTGAGTATTGGAAAGTATATCCCACTGCAGAGAACACGCCTCGTATGTATTGTACACCCAAAATACATAAACCCGGTACCCCGTTGAGACCCATTGTAGATTATTGTGGCTCTATCATGTACGAGACATCAAAAGAACTTGCTCGTATTTTAGGCCCGTTGGTTGGCCAAACCCAACACCACGTGATCAATTCTAAAGACCTTTCGGAGGGTCTAGCGGAGATTCTTATTGAGGAAGGAGAGGAATTCATGTCTCATGATGTGGTATCTCTATTTACCAACACCCCGGTCAGCGACTCATTAAAGAGTATCAGGAACCGACTGGAGGACGATTCAACTTTGAAAGAACGGACCAAGCTAACCATAGATAACATCATGGAAGTATTGGAATTCGCACTCACCACCACATATTTTTCGTTTAGGGGCCAAATATACCAACGTTTTGGCACGGCGAAGGGTTCCCCGGTCAGCCCAATAGTAGCGAACTTGTACATGGAGTGGCTCGAACAAGAAGCGCTAGCCACCGCCCCCCTAGACATAAAACCGAGGCTATGGAAACGCTATGTGGACGATGTGTTGGAAATAGTCAATAAAGGATCCGCTGAACCCCTCACTGAACACCTTAATCAAATAGACAACACTGGAAATATCAAGTTCACCTATGAAACGGAAGAAAATCAGCAAATCCCATTTCTCGATACTCTCATTGTCAAGAAACCAGATGGTTCAATCAAATTGCTCGTTTatagaaaaaagacacatacagaTCAATATCTGCATTTCTAA
- the LOC140168963 gene encoding uncharacterized protein has protein sequence MTVRTEHHKAALSTGNGKDSQYARDYVKSLLQTGNENEARLVSYAIAHPEVSNCIRQKTGYEAKEIGPHSTSYYTPGFLTHAAATSTKSMQVGQDKKDTISKDVAYIKSFETPSNIVNTKQVSGLIHYIRRRKQD, from the exons ATGACTGTAAGAACTGAACATCATAAGGCTGCACTTAGTACTGGCAATGGGAAAGATAGCCAATACGCAAG GGATTACGTGAAATCACTATTGCAGACCGGAAATGAAAACGAAGCAAGGCTTGTGTCGTATGCAATAGCCCATCCGGAAGTGTCAAACTGTATCCGCCAGAAAACTG GTTACGAAGCCAAGGAGATCGGTCCTCATTCCACAAGTTACTACACTCCTGGATTTCTTACCCATGCTGCAGCGACGTCAACAAAATCCATGCAAGTTGGGCAAGATAAAAAGGACACTATTTCAAAAGATGTTGCCTATATAAAATCGTTTGAAACGCCTAGCAACATTGTCAACACAAAGCAAGTGAGCGGGTTGATTCATTATATTAGGAGGCGTAAGCaggattga